Proteins from a genomic interval of Lactococcus protaetiae:
- the hpt gene encoding hypoxanthine phosphoribosyltransferase — protein MHPHLKEVLFTREEIAVRVKELAAVISQDYAGKNPLVVGILKGSIMFTVDLLKELSIDAEVDFMDVTSYGYGISSSGEVRILKDLSTVAHGRDILIVEDIIDTGNTLLYLKGLLEERQANSVKIISFLDKPAGRKVAIEADYVGFEVPDEFIVGYGIDYAERYRQLPYIGVFNQEFLIKD, from the coding sequence ATGCATCCACATTTAAAAGAAGTTTTATTTACTAGAGAAGAAATTGCTGTGCGCGTGAAAGAGTTAGCGGCAGTGATTTCGCAGGACTATGCAGGAAAAAATCCACTGGTTGTCGGGATTCTGAAAGGGTCAATCATGTTTACTGTTGATTTACTCAAGGAACTTTCGATTGATGCGGAGGTTGATTTTATGGACGTGACGAGCTATGGTTATGGGATTTCTTCATCAGGCGAGGTGCGAATTTTGAAGGACTTATCAACAGTAGCACATGGGCGAGATATTTTGATTGTTGAGGATATTATTGATACAGGAAATACTTTGCTCTATCTGAAAGGCTTGCTTGAAGAGCGGCAGGCGAATTCTGTGAAGATTATTTCATTTTTGGATAAACCAGCTGGGCGAAAAGTTGCGATTGAGGCGGATTATGTTGGTTTTGAGGTTCCTGATGAGTTTATCGTTGGTTATGGGATTGATTATGCGGAGCGCTATCGTCAACTGCCTTATATTGGGGTGTTTAATCAGGAATTTTTGATTAAAGACTAA